DNA from Leptolyngbya iicbica LK:
TCGATGGAGGCGGCTAATAGCGCCAGCGCATTCATAAATTCGGCATGTACGTCTCGCGAGATGACCTGAGTAGACGCCGTGTCGGGGCGCAGCCCAAGTTTTTGGCAGGTGAGGGACTCAATGCGCGGATCGACATTGGCATAGGTGCCCACAGCACCGGAAATCTTGCCGACCGCAATTTTGTCTTCGAGCTGGGTGAGGCGATCGCGGTGGCGCATCATTTCGGCCAGCCAGCCCGCTAGCTTGAAACCAAAGGTGATGGGTTCGGCATGAATGCCGTGGGAGCGACCAATCATCACCGTGTCGCGATGCTCTTGCGCCCGATAGCGAATCGCCTGAATCAGATTTTCCACATGGGTTTGGATGACCTGAAGGCTGGCGACCATTTGCAGCGATAGAGCAGTATCCAGCATGTCAGAGCTGGTCATGCCCAGGTGAATGTAGCGTCCGGCATCACCAACATACTCGTTGACGTTGGTCAGAAAGGCGATCACGTCGTGCCGCACTTCTGCTTCGATTTCTAAGATACGATCGGGGTCAAAATCGGCTTTGGCCTTGATCTCGTCCACCGCCTCTGGGGGAATGTAGCCGAGTTCTGCTTGGGCCTCGCAGACCGCAATCTCGACCTGTAGCCAAGTTTTGTATTTGGCCAGGTCATTCCAGAGTTCGCCCATCTCAGGCAGGGTGTAACGTTCTATCAAGACTTCAAGCAGAAAACAACCGATCTATATTACATGGCGACGTTCCCCATGTGCTTTCTTCAGATGAACCGGGCAAGTAACAGTCACCCCTTTTGCTCAATGGGCAAAGCTGCGATCGCCCTCTGCAAAACGCCACACCCGCAAAGCGATCGCCATTCCGAGCAGCCAACGTCCAGTCACCCGTGGACATTGATGCATGGGGCTCAGCTTCGCGATCGCTCACAAATCTATCTCACCATCGCTAAGGGCTGAGCCAAAGGCTCGGGCAATGTTCATGAGCGCTTGATCGAGCTTCAGAAACGCTTGAGATGGGTGATTGAGATCGATCACGCTTCATGCCTTTCAGCGTCGGTGATAATGGAGACACCTGGATAATGAGTTTATCCATATTCGAAATTCGAATCGCGGAACTGAGAGGAACGGGATGTCAGCCTATAAAACCTTCATTACGATTGACGATCCGAGTCAGGTTGTTCTGTCTGACCTCCCTTTTCGCAAAGGTCAACGGGTGAGAGTCGTGATGCTCACGGCAGAGGATGAAGCGACCATCATCAGCCAGCGTTTTCAGGAATTGTTCAAAGCGACTCAAGCCCTACCTGGCGTAGAAGACCTGACTGAAGCTGATATCTTGACGGAAATTGCGGCTCATCGTCGTGGCGAATGAAAATTATTGTTGATACCAATGTGCTCATCTCTGCCATTCTCAGAGACAGAGATCCAGAACTCATAATTCAGTTCATTGTGGATCATCCCGATTTTGAGTGGGTAGCATCACCGGAAGTTTTGGCTGAATACCAAGCGGTTTTAGCGCGTCCCAAGTTTCGTCTATCTCAAGAAATTCAAGCCACCTGGACGACATTATTAACAGCGACGATCTCACCCATCCAAGTTAACGTCACCGTCGATTTCCCCATCGATCCGAAAGATGCCATGTTTCTGAGTTGTGCGATCGCAACTGATGCAGATTTCATCATCACCGGAGACACCGATCTGCTCAATGCTGACCTGGCAATAAAAACGTCTGTTGTAAATGTGAGCACTTTCAAAATGGCCTTTTATGAGGCTCAGGCAGACTGTTAGTAAATCGCCCCTCCCCATCTCACCAAGCCGCGATCGCCCCCCCAAAACACCACACCCGCAAAGCGATCACTGTCCTGAAAAGTCTAAGCCTAATCACCTGTTGACCTTGATAGAGTCGCATTAGAATAAGCAAAACGCTGTAGAGGCGGGTAAATGCAGGTAGAAGAACTGAAGCAAAAGCTTGAAGCCCTTAGCGACGAAGATTTACAGCAAGTCGCGACTTTCATAACGTTGCTAGAACTACGGCAGCATCGAGCAGTATCACCGACTCCTTTTTGGCAGCGGGCCAGCTATGCCGAAAGAGCAAAGGAATTAAAGCAGTGGTCAGCTAATTTGTCCAACGGTCAAGGGCCAAGCTTGCCTGATTCTGCCTTTGACCGAGCGACCATTTACGACTAATGGCTCTCTATCTGCTCGACACGAATGTGGTTCTACGGTTGGCTAATGCCGATGATGTTCAGCAGGAGTTGGTGTCTGAGGCAGTGTCTAGGATATTGGCTCAAGAACAGGAGTGCTGCCTCATCTCTCAGGTACTCATTGAATTTTGGGTTGTCTCAACTCGGCCTGTTGATGTCAATGGTCTAAGAGGATGTTTGAGAATTCATCCGAGGTATCAAATTAGGCTAAGCGTCGCACCATAATCCGAATCATAGCGAGGTAGATGAATGCCTCANNNATCAACCCAGAATATCGTGGGGAAACGGGCTCATGATGCGCGGATTGCAGCTGCGATGCTGACTCATGGAATTACGCATTTGCTAACGTTCAATACTCAGGATTTCATGCAAGTTCCTGGCATCACTGTTGCCGCACCTCAGAGCGTCATGGCTGAGTAAAGTGAGCCTGACGATCGCGCGATCGCCTCCTCCCAAAACAGCACACCCGCAATGCGATCGCGGTTCCGAGCAGCCAACGCCCAGTCACCTGTTGACATTAATGCAGCGGGCTCAGCTTCGCGATATCGCAAAAAGCAGCAAGGGGAGCAGGTGGTTGGGCAGTGCCGGGTTTGAGAATATTGCATCCGAAATGAAGATGAAACGGATTTTGCCCAACCTGTCGAATACAGCCAGGACAATCCCGTCAAACATGGCAGGGCTCCCTCATAAACTTACTCATAGTCGCACTAGAATAAGCCATAGAGCGCTAATAGAGGCGTATGAATGCAGTTAGAGGAACTGAAGCAAAAACTTGATCACCTCAATGAGGTTCATCTACAGCGGGTTATCGCTTTGGTGACATCGCTAGAGCTTGAGGAAAGAGCCGCGACGGTAGAGTCTTTGCCGCTTTGGCAAAGAGTTTCACCAATGGATATTGCACGACGGTTGCGGGAACGGGCCGCTAGCTATCAGGGACCTAAACATGCAGAGTTGCCCGATGCTGCCTTTGACCGAGCAGAGATTTACGATTAGTGGCTCGATACCTGCTTGACACCAATGTTGTACTGCGACTCGCTGACTTGGAGAGTCCACAGAATGCGCTAGTCACGGAAGCGATCGCAACGTTGCTAGAGCAGCAACATGTTTGCGTGTTGATTAGCCAGATCTTGATTGAGTTGTGGGTGGTGGCGACTCGTCCAGTTGAAGTGAATGGCTTAGGCTGGAGTGTTCCTGAAACGACGGATGAAATAGCACGACCGCTCGATGAGTTTCCGCTACTCGATGAAAGAGCGGAGATTTTTGTGATTTGGCAACAGTTGGTATCAACCCAGAATATCGTGGGGAAACGGGCTCATGATGCGCGGATTGCAGCTGCGATGCTGACTCATGGAATTACGCATTTGCTAACGTTCTCATGGAATTACGCATTTGCTGACGTTTAATACGCAGGATTTCATTCAAGTTCCTGGCATCACTGTTGCCGCACCTCAGAGTGTCATTGCTGAGTAAAGTGAGTCTGCCGATCGCCCCCCTCCCCATCTCACCAAGTCGCGATCGCCCTCCCAAAACAGCACACTCGCAGAGCGTCGCAATTCCAAGCAGCCAACACCCAGTCACCTGTTGACATTGATGCAGGGGACTCAGCTTCGCGATATCGCCGAAAGCAGCAAGGGGAACAGGGGTTTGGCAGCGCCGTTTTGAGGAACATCAAATCCGCGATGAAACCGATTTCCTCTACCTGCCAAATACAGCCATAGAATACCTTAAAGTATGGCTTAGTCACAGAGCCAACCTCTAATTTAGAATTGGCTATAAACAGGCCAAAAAACTCTAGTCATCCCAATAGTGATCAGAAATTTAGAATTTCGCTTACTGAAATTAATTCACAAAAGCTCGTGTTCAACATCAACAAAAGGCAAGTTCAACACTTATTAAATCAAACCAACCTAAAAGCTCAAGAAGGATCGACTTTAAAACCTAAATTGAATAAGAAGTCTCAAAGGATAAAACACAAAAATCAAACGGAAATAGCCGAATGGAATTATACCAAATGGCTATGAAGCTGAACACAACAGATGGAGGCAAAGCCCTTTAAGCACAATGCTTTCATGCTCTGAGTCATGCTCATCTTCATAGAGGACTGGCATTATGTGAAAATTCTTTTCGAGGTGCCTGACAAAAATTGCGAGGCATATGCTCAGTGCAAGATAAATGATTTTTAGTTATAATGAGAATGTGATAACATACGCAACAGCGTCTTCGGTTTCTCATGGATGAATGAGTCGCACATATGAGTGCAAGACCTTCTGCTTGAAAACAACTTCAATCAATGATTCTTATGGCTGAGTCTAATTTTGACATGAGGGCATCAAATACAAAAGAAAAACTTGTGATCACGTATTGGGATTGGTGGTATAAAGTTGGCTTTTCGAGAAAGATCCTTGAAGATATAAAAAGAGTCATAGATTGCCACACTATACAAGAAGAAGCCGATATTTTGGAGGAAATACTATGCGTTTTTTCGGATTTTATTTCAATAGACTGTGTCGTTGATTCTCTAATTGATGGGACTCTGACACTTGAGGAGTTAGGCTACAAGGTTGATGAGGATAAGCTTCTTTATTTGCCACTACAATTGCGTAAGCAATTAGAAGCGAAAATTAAAAACAACTTTAATTCTCAGACAAAAAGAAACGTTGATTATTTATTGCATTTAGTGGAAGCTGCTTCACAGAAAAGATTTAAGAATCGCCTTAACGATATATTTCTCCCAATTTTTGGGGGCGAACTTGATTTTCTTCTCGCTAAGGCTAATCTGGAAACCAATGAGACTTTGCACGAGCTCCCTGCAAAGAAACCAGTTGAGGTTGATGATATTGAATGCCTTATTTCCTCCTTTATTGAGTCTTTGGTAAGTCAGGATTTTTTCGGCAATATGTTTGGCTCTCTGACATTGCCAGATTTTGATTTGGAAATACACACTGGAATAGGCTTTGCAGAATACTGGGCGAGTGAATTAACATCACAAAAAAAAGACAAGTTGGTTATTTATGCTAACAGCGACAATTTGGACTTAGGGAACTTCAAGGCCACTTTAGTTCACGAGCTGTTGCCTGGACACGCTTTCTTTTATACGCAGATGAGACTTAGTAGACCTAAGTTAGTTGATCATGGTGCTATGTGTCTTGTCGAAGGATGGGCAACTTGGTGCGAGTGGAATATTCTAGCCAGCCAATATTCTAGCCTTTCGAAATCTATTAAAATGGAAGCTCTAAGACTTTTCTTTAATGCGCACGATCCCCTCCAAATAGAGAAGGGAATCCGCAACATGGTTACTTCATTCGGTTATTCCGATGATGTTGCATTAGAAAGTGTCAAGTATTTTTTTCAATACCCAGGTTATACTTATGCCTACTCTTTAGGAGCTCTGTGGTTTGAAGAGCTGTTTCAGCACAGCACCCCAAATGACTTTTTTATAAAAATGAAAGACAATTCCTGGGGAGATTTTTTTAGAATATGGTCCCGATAGAAAAGGGTTTTTATCTTGTAAACGTCTTTAATTTAGGAAAACCTATTCTTGACCTAAACGGTTTTCATCGAAGGGAGTCTATTGTTCAATATTTGCGCACCTTCAAGTATCAGCAGATAGAGTTTTCTTCCTATAATGCATGGTGCAACGAATTTGGTAGCGTTATTGCTTTTAAGAAAATAGATTCCTGTCACAGTATTTCCGATGCAATGGAAGTATATAACAGCAGTGAAACCTTTGACCCCATATACAGAAAGTTTGTTGAGGATGCAAAGGAAAATCTTAAGTTTAAGGGAAAGGATAGTGATTATTCCTTCGTTTTTGGAATTTCAGACAGCTTTAGTAAGGATGAAATTTCTTGGAATCGTGTCTTTTTAAGGGAAAACTATTTGAATTTTTTCCTGCTTTTGGAAGCCATTTTTGTATATCAGCTTTGCAAGCTTTTAGAAGCGGAAATCTCAAGAGTTCCCGGTGAGATAGGTCGATTTTCCTGGCAAAGAAAGTTGGTTGAGTATACAGAGAATCTTTTCTCTCTTCAATATCCATCCCAGTTTCTCATTTACAATATTGAAATAGATTTTATGCAGGTTTTATACTCCGCTTGGGGTTTAGACAGTTATATTGCATCTCTGCGGTCAAGATTCGAACAATCCATATCTAGCTATACCTTCTACTGGGACTATCTTGAAAAGCAGAAGTCAGACACAATGAATATTTTATTGGCTGCCATTGCGATACTTTCTCTCTATGAAGCATTGCCAGTATTAACTAGTGTTTTCCCAGAAATCGACATGCTCTTAGTTAATGTAATTTTAATTGTTCTTGCTGTATCGGCAATCTTATGGGCATTTTGGGGCATTGCCATTCATTGGATTGGAGTGTCAACTTACAAAACGAGAAACCTTGTAAGTAATATCTCTATAAAGCGTAAAGTTGTACCAACCACTTTTGAAGTGGTTAACACATTTAGCCCACTCGCACCATCCGAGAACCAAGCCGACAAAGTAGAATCCGAAGAATCACTATTAGAGAAGCAACAAAATCTTAGTATAGGTGAGGAATTATGTGATTTGGGGGCTCGGTTCATTTCGATTTTGAACAATTTTTGGCCCCGCTAATATCGCACTATACTATCTCGTCAGAATTAAGAATATCGTCGATTGAACGTTCGGATGACCGAAATTAGTTGCGATCTTAGTACTCGTACAATCAGTTACAAATATCTTGAAAAATTCAGGTAATTTGTCCAGAGTTGAGCTTTCCCGCACGAAACCCCTGACTTGATAAAGCCAGGGGTAGAAGAACTTGAGGGCCAACTTGAAAGCTAATCAGGCTTCTTTTCGGGGAGGAGGCACTTGTCGGAATCGCATCCGGCGGGGCCGGCTTCGATGAGGTCGCCGCGATCATAGCGAGACAACGCCGTGTGGAAGTCGTCAGTGCCGCGACGCTGTTTCACCTGTTGCACCATCGCGTCGTAAGTCGCCTTGTCGATCGGCTCAAACGGCAACCGGGGGAAGGTTTGCAGGTCGTCGAAGCGGGCGAGGAGGGCGGCGGAGATGTAGCCTTCATCGGTTTGGATGGCATCAGAGATGCGTTGGCTCAGGCCATCGATCTCGTTTTCCCGCAGTTCGATGGTGGCGGAGGTGTTGTGAGCGGTGTAATGCTTTTGCACCTGCATGTAAAAGTCGAACTGGGTCAGGGCCGAGAACTGCTCGATCGCAATCTCATCGGCCCCCGGCAAGTTGGCCCAAGACACTTCGACGGGCATTTCCACCAGCCACTCGGTACAGCGGGGATCAAACGGATCGTCCAGCAGGTTGCCGTTCTCATCCTTGTCCGACTGCGAAGGAATGACGGAATAGCCGTAGTCGATGCAGGCCATCGCCACCGGGTCATTTTTGCGGAAGGTGATGCGGCGAATGTAGCGCTGCGCCTTGGGGGGGTGCCAGCCGGGGCTTGCGCCCGTCAGCAGCGACTTGGTACCCGCCGGTTGCACGGTGGTGCAGCGGTTGGGGCGCTTGATGCCGTGGCGATCGCAATACTCCCACACGGTGTCATGGACGATCTGCTTCCAGCGGCTCAGGTATTCCGCCTCCTTCTGCTTGAACTCGACGCCCTGCATGGTGTCGGGGCGACCCGCTTCCCACCACTTCAGCCACTCCACGCCAAAGGCTTGCACAAAGAAGTCGAACAGCCCGGTAAAGGACACCCCCACAATGGGGTCTTCCTCACGGGACTTGCGGTAGCGGTCTTCCACAAACTGGTGGTTCAGCAGGCTCGCCACCGCCAAAGCGCCCGCCCGGAAGGCATCTTCCTGCTCCTGCTCATTCGCCGGATCAATTTGATTCAGGTGAATTTCCGCCAGGTTGCAGTGGAAATCCTGACCGATGATTTCGCCGCAGGGGTTCAGGCCATAGCGACCTTTGCCCTGAGCGCGACGCTCGGCCTCTCCTGCCCACTGAATCGCCCCTTCACCGGAGTAAAACTGCTTACGTACTGCCGCAGTCGTCTCTTCCAGGCTGGGTTTGTGGTGATACACACGGGTGTGGTTCGCCATGCGCAGGGCATCCCGTTCAGGATCGATGCGCCAGTTCCCGTTTTCGTCCTGCTGCCACAAGTTATCCTTCGCATTCGTTGCCAGCTCGTCATCGCTGGCAAATTGCCGCATCCCGGCACTGCGGCGAATGTTGCCCGCCACCACACAGGCGGCGGCCTCGTCAATCAGCAGGCAGCATTCCACCGAGTTGAGCTGCCGCCCCACCGCTTTGTTCAAAATGTTGGCGCAGCGCTCATACAGCGTCGGCAGCTTCACCGGATTCGCCACCCCACCAAAGCCCTTGAGCTTTTCGCCCGCGGGGCGCACATCCCCCAGATCCACCACCACCTCTACGGTGTCGGTGAAGCGATCGTCGCTGGAAAGTTCCAAAATCGTCTGGTACGACTTCACCCAGCCCTGGCGGCTGTCACCCACGTGGATGCGCACTTGGTTGCCGTTCACCACAACTTCAGTAGCTTCGCGGCGCTGGTCGGCGGGGGTCGTACCGATCGCCCCTTCCTGCCGCACATTCAATTGATTGCGAATGGCAGGCAACTGGTCAATATATTGCGGCTCTAGCACGGCACCCGTGCCGCAACCCATCATCGCCAGATCCATCATCAGGCCAAAGGCACGCCAGTCAATCACATTGGTGCTGGTGCAGTTATACGCGCCAGAAAAGTTTTCGGGTCGTTTGCTCCACTCGGTGCCCCCCACCCACAGCCAGCGTCCCGAAGGCAGGGCCTTAACTTGCTGCATCATCCGGGCAATGAGGTGACGTTCTTCATCGGTCAACTTCCCGAGTTCCGTGAGCCCCCCCAGGGTGCGATCGCACACCTCTTGCCAGGTTTCCCGTTCGCCATCTTCTCGCTCATCTTTGCGGCTGTAGGTGCGGTAGAACACGGGATACGCCGTAGCAGCCGTTTCCGGAAACGAACCTTGAAGCCGAACGCGGGGCAGTTCTTGAACCATGAAACCTAAATCCTTATGACGACGAATGGGAGCTAGCCAATCAATTCACGCTAAGAGCGAGGTCAAACCCGATCTCTAATGAGCCAATATAATAGGTCACATCTAGGGGTTTGTGGCGATCGAAAGCAAAATTTACGCTATCCATAGAGGCTCTGACAACGCCTCTAAAAAGTCGTCTACAAGATAGCACAACGTTTATTAATATGTATGTACGCTAATTCGAGGATGCTATCTTGAGTCAGGCTCGACTGCGCTCCGGTTCATCGCCGCAATTGACCGACCATCGCTCATTTCCCCAACCGCCCCATTGTTTGCACCTATGATGCAAGGCTTCACCCGTCAAGAAACGTTGGCCCTCACGCAAACCACGTCTAGCCGACTGGCCTATCTGGATCGCACGAACGTCATCGTGCCGCAAAAGTATGGCAACCCCAAGAAACCCACGGTCATTTACAGTTGGGAACAAGTGCTCGAAATTCGCGCGATCGCCAACCTGCGCAAACAAATTTCCCTACAGATGGTGCGCAAACTCGTCGCTTTTTTAGATGAACACGGCCTGGATGCGACCCTGCACGACAAGCACCTGGTCACCACCCCCAACGAAGTCTTTTTGGTGGCTCCCGACTGGTCAGACATGCCCCAGGTCATGAAAGTCGCCGATCGCGACGGCGAAGGGCTCGGGCAACTCATGCTCATGGTCTTGCCGCCCCTAAATACCGTCATTCAAGACATTTGGGCGGCGGCTGAAGCGTCCCAGGTGGTGGATTTTGAAAGCTTTAAGCAACGGGCGAAGACGATTCCGGCTCAGGCGAGCTAAAGGTCACTTCTGTTTCGAGTTCCCAACTTTGGCCCAGGGAAGTGACCCCTGCCGGGCTCAGCACCGTTGTCCCATGAGTACCCGACAAAGACCGTTGTGCCTTGAGCTTGGGCAGCGCCTCATACCGCACCTTGACCGCCAAAATTGTGGACGAAAACATCAGCGTAAACAAGTTGGCCAAAATCAACGGCGTATCGTTGGCATAGACGCCATAGACCAACCACAGCGAAATGCCGACGCAAAGAATGATCAA
Protein-coding regions in this window:
- a CDS encoding type II toxin-antitoxin system VapC family toxin yields the protein MARYLLDTNVVLRLADLESPQNALVTEAIATLLEQQHVCVLISQILIELWVVATRPVEVNGLGWSVPETTDEIARPLDEFPLLDERAEIFVIWQQLVSTQNIVGKRAHDARIAAAMLTHGITHLLTFSWNYAFADV
- the purB gene encoding adenylosuccinate lyase, which codes for MIERYTLPEMGELWNDLAKYKTWLQVEIAVCEAQAELGYIPPEAVDEIKAKADFDPDRILEIEAEVRHDVIAFLTNVNEYVGDAGRYIHLGMTSSDMLDTALSLQMVASLQVIQTHVENLIQAIRYRAQEHRDTVMIGRSHGIHAEPITFGFKLAGWLAEMMRHRDRLTQLEDKIAVGKISGAVGTYANVDPRIESLTCQKLGLRPDTASTQVISRDVHAEFMNALALLAASIERFAVEIRNLQRTDVLEVEEFFSKGQKGSSAMPHKRNPIRSERLTGCARIIRGNAMAALENVALWHERDISHSSVERVILPDSCILIHFMLVETTNLVKKLLVYPENMQRNMNVYGGVVFSQRVLLSLVDKGLKREEAYEIVQSLAHQAWNTEGGDFRALVSGSDRVQAHLSPADIDACFDPNHHLRNLDDVYQRLGI
- a CDS encoding putative toxin-antitoxin system toxin component, PIN family — protein: MKIIVDTNVLISAILRDRDPELIIQFIVDHPDFEWVASPEVLAEYQAVLARPKFRLSQEIQATWTTLLTATISPIQVNVTVDFPIDPKDAMFLSCAIATDADFIITGDTDLLNADLAIKTSVVNVSTFKMAFYEAQADC
- the nrdJ gene encoding ribonucleoside-triphosphate reductase, adenosylcobalamin-dependent; the protein is MVQELPRVRLQGSFPETAATAYPVFYRTYSRKDEREDGERETWQEVCDRTLGGLTELGKLTDEERHLIARMMQQVKALPSGRWLWVGGTEWSKRPENFSGAYNCTSTNVIDWRAFGLMMDLAMMGCGTGAVLEPQYIDQLPAIRNQLNVRQEGAIGTTPADQRREATEVVVNGNQVRIHVGDSRQGWVKSYQTILELSSDDRFTDTVEVVVDLGDVRPAGEKLKGFGGVANPVKLPTLYERCANILNKAVGRQLNSVECCLLIDEAAACVVAGNIRRSAGMRQFASDDELATNAKDNLWQQDENGNWRIDPERDALRMANHTRVYHHKPSLEETTAAVRKQFYSGEGAIQWAGEAERRAQGKGRYGLNPCGEIIGQDFHCNLAEIHLNQIDPANEQEQEDAFRAGALAVASLLNHQFVEDRYRKSREEDPIVGVSFTGLFDFFVQAFGVEWLKWWEAGRPDTMQGVEFKQKEAEYLSRWKQIVHDTVWEYCDRHGIKRPNRCTTVQPAGTKSLLTGASPGWHPPKAQRYIRRITFRKNDPVAMACIDYGYSVIPSQSDKDENGNLLDDPFDPRCTEWLVEMPVEVSWANLPGADEIAIEQFSALTQFDFYMQVQKHYTAHNTSATIELRENEIDGLSQRISDAIQTDEGYISAALLARFDDLQTFPRLPFEPIDKATYDAMVQQVKQRRGTDDFHTALSRYDRGDLIEAGPAGCDSDKCLLPEKKPD
- a CDS encoding SemiSWEET family sugar transporter, whose amino-acid sequence is MDLITALGIVAGSLTTFAYLPQVVKTWRSRSADGMSWSMLIILCVGISLWLVYGVYANDTPLILANLFTLMFSSTILAVKVRYEALPKLKAQRSLSGTHGTTVLSPAGVTSLGQSWELETEVTFSSPEPESSSPVA